The genomic stretch AAGAAGTCCGGCAACATGGAGTTCTTCGACTACGACGGCGCCAAGCTGACCGGCGTCACCCTGCCCGGCAAGAAGGGCATTCCGGTCTACATCGGTGCCCAGGGTCCCAAGGTGCTCGAGCTCGCCGGAACGATCGGTGACGGCGCCCTGATCAACGCCTCGAACCCCAAGGACTTCCAGGTCGCCATCCCGATCATCAAGAAGGCAATGGAAGCGGTCGACAAGAAGAAGTTCGACGTCGGCGCCTACACCGCCATGTCCATCGACAGGGACGAGAAGAAGGCCCGGAACGCTGCAAAGATTGTTGCTGCATTCATCGCCGCCGGCTCTCCGCCCGCGCTTCTCCAGCGCCACGGACTCGACCTGAACAACGTCGCGAAGATCAAGGAAGCGCTCGGACGCTTCGACTTCAAGACGGTCGGCGGACTCGTCGGCGACGGGGAGATCGACGCCTTCACCATTGCCGGAACCCCCGACATGGTCAAGCAGAAGTGCGAAGACCTTGCAAAGTCCGGAGTTACCCAGATCATCTTCGGCTCGCCGCTCGGCCCCGACATGACCAACTCCATCCGCCTCCTCGGCAAGTACATTGTCTGAGGCGGGAAACCACACTCGCTTTTTTTCCGGCACTGCCGGATGGTTCGGACCGACCGGAGTACTCCGGGGTTTCGCAACGGCGTTGGGCACCCTCTCCGCAATTCGGACAGGGTTTTATACGCTCGGCGC from Methanoculleus chikugoensis encodes the following:
- a CDS encoding 5,10-methylenetetrahydromethanopterin reductase translates to MRCIALTTYGIEFVPGAINVKQVVNYTKLAESKDIDYAWITNHYNNRHAYPTLAMIAANTDTIKMGPGIMNTFTDTPAAIASFMATLNEISDGRAVLGIGPGDLSTLPKLAIDPVKPVGHLKEGVEQIRKLLAGEEVKKSGNMEFFDYDGAKLTGVTLPGKKGIPVYIGAQGPKVLELAGTIGDGALINASNPKDFQVAIPIIKKAMEAVDKKKFDVGAYTAMSIDRDEKKARNAAKIVAAFIAAGSPPALLQRHGLDLNNVAKIKEALGRFDFKTVGGLVGDGEIDAFTIAGTPDMVKQKCEDLAKSGVTQIIFGSPLGPDMTNSIRLLGKYIV